The following proteins are co-located in the Silene latifolia isolate original U9 population chromosome 1, ASM4854445v1, whole genome shotgun sequence genome:
- the LOC141589787 gene encoding uncharacterized protein LOC141589787: MSVESNPEGTDHDAEGCDDDEASEQGEVARMGAVYMMCSMGKGIERSETKSTELMYMEIIINGKSTQAMIDTGASHNFVTPDEAKRFGMKLNRESGSMKAINSSAKPIQGVAKEVAIKMGDWTGKLDFTSVPMDDFKIVLGMDFLKRTPTFLAPHNGSLMMVGSKPYLVKAVEGERKLKGSLLSVMQLNRGLQKGESTYLCTVSMKEDTSAESVKPQVQEVLEDNKDVMPDQLPMSLPPRRLVDHQIELIPGTRPPARGPYRMEPPELAELRKQLDDLLRSGSIRPSKAPYGASVLL; the protein is encoded by the coding sequence ATGTCGGTGGAATCAAACCCCGAGGGGACAGACCACGACGCAGAGGggtgtgatgatgatgaggcgagTGAACAAGGGGAAGTGGCTCGGATGGGTGCGGTATATATGATGTGTTCGATGGGAAAAGGTATCGAGCGCTCCGAGACCAAGTCCACGGAACTGATGTACATGGAAATAATCATCAATGGGAAGTCCACTCAAGCCATGATAGATACAGGGGCCTCCCACAATTTCGTCACCCCCGACGAGGCGAAAAGATTTGGGATGAAGTTGAACCGAGAAAGTGGTAGCATGAAAGCCATCAATTCTAGTGCCAAGCCGATTCAGGGTGTAGCTAAAGAGGTAGCGATCAAGATGGGCGATTGGACTGGAAAACTTGACTTCACTAGCGTCCCGATGGATGATTTCAAGATCGTCCTCGGAATGGATTTCTTGAAGCGAACCCCGACCTTCTTGGCGCCCCACAATGGGTCTCTAATGATGGTCGGGTCAAAACCATATCTTGTGAAAGCCGTAGAAGGCGAGAGAAAGCTGAAGGGATCGCTCCTCTCAGTGATGCAATTGAATAGGGGACTCCAAAAGGGAGAATCGACGTACCTGTGTACCGTGTCCATGAAAGAGGACACTTCCGCTGAATCCGTGAAACCACAAGTCCAGGAAGTGTTGGAGGACAACAAGGACGTGATGCCGGATCAGTTACCTATGAGTCTACCACCACGACGGTTGGTGGACCATCAAATTGAGTTAATTCCAGGGACAAGACCTCCTGCTCGAGGGCCATACCGGATGGAACCCCCAGAGTTAGCTGAACTACGAAAGCAGCTAGATGATCTACTTCGCTCAGGGTCGATTCGACCTTCTAAAGCTCCATATGGGGCTTCCGTGCTCCTTTAA